The following proteins are co-located in the Bacillus pumilus genome:
- a CDS encoding YjcG family protein: MKYGVVIFPSKKLQDIANSYRKRYDPNYALIPPHLTLRTPFELTDLEAAEIVSTLREYAKNASPITLRIKKFSSFAPVNNVIYMKVEPNEDLMGLNEKLYTDSLAGTPEYAFVPHVTVAQTLSDDEHSDVLGTLKLRKIDHEETVDRFHLLYQLENGSWTVYETFILGEG, translated from the coding sequence ATGAAATACGGAGTTGTTATATTTCCATCAAAAAAATTGCAAGATATTGCGAACTCTTATCGGAAACGTTATGATCCGAACTATGCACTCATACCGCCTCATTTAACATTAAGAACACCTTTTGAATTAACGGATCTAGAAGCAGCTGAGATCGTTTCAACCTTGCGAGAGTATGCAAAAAATGCTTCTCCCATTACCTTACGTATTAAAAAATTCAGTTCATTCGCTCCTGTAAACAACGTCATTTATATGAAAGTAGAACCGAACGAGGACTTAATGGGTCTAAATGAAAAATTGTACACTGACTCACTTGCTGGCACACCGGAATATGCATTTGTTCCGCATGTAACAGTGGCTCAAACATTATCAGATGATGAGCATTCAGACGTACTTGGCACATTAAAGCTGAGAAAGATTGATCATGAAGAAACGGTTGACCGCTTCCATCTTTTATATCAATTAGAGAATGGATCTTGGACCGTTTATGAAACATTTATTTTAGGAGAGGGATAA
- a CDS encoding alpha/beta hydrolase, with translation MVKKTGIIQEETLQSKELGTDMTVLIYLPVNYSPLYTYHVIIAQDGHDYFRLGKIGRQAEELMQNKEIERSIIIGVPYENVTERRDTYHPDGTKFEAYKRFLANELVPYIDEHYPTYQIGSGRTFIGDSLGATISLMTAIDYPSLFGGLILQSPYVDESVLEAVKQSTALSHYAIIHQIGSEETAVKTTDGQVLDFIKPNADLKALLEQSGADYLFETFEGDHKWTFWQPLIAPSLKRMLPYSLIN, from the coding sequence ATGGTGAAGAAAACAGGAATCATTCAAGAAGAAACCTTACAGTCAAAAGAACTTGGGACGGACATGACCGTTTTAATCTATTTGCCAGTCAATTACTCCCCACTTTATACATATCATGTCATCATTGCACAAGATGGTCATGATTATTTCCGCTTAGGTAAAATAGGCAGACAGGCGGAAGAATTGATGCAAAATAAAGAAATAGAACGCTCGATTATCATTGGTGTTCCTTACGAAAATGTCACTGAAAGGCGAGATACGTATCATCCAGATGGCACAAAGTTTGAGGCGTATAAACGCTTTTTGGCAAATGAACTTGTCCCTTATATTGATGAACACTATCCAACGTATCAAATTGGGTCAGGACGTACGTTCATTGGTGATTCACTAGGCGCTACGATTTCACTCATGACAGCCATTGATTATCCTTCTTTATTTGGCGGGCTGATTTTGCAGTCTCCATATGTTGATGAGTCGGTCTTAGAAGCCGTCAAACAGTCAACAGCACTTTCTCATTATGCCATTATCCATCAAATTGGATCGGAAGAAACGGCTGTGAAAACAACAGATGGCCAAGTGCTTGATTTTATCAAACCGAACGCAGACTTAAAGGCCCTTCTTGAACAGTCTGGTGCGGATTATTTATTTGAGACATTCGAAGGGGATCATAAATGGACGTTTTGGCAGCCACTCATTGCCCCTTCGTTAAAAAGAATGCTCCCATATTCGTTAATCAACTGA
- a CDS encoding GNAT family N-acetyltransferase → MKTVIAKAQTQREDAYYVRKEVFVKEQEVPLEIEIDELEDEATHFVIYNDDNQPQAAARLRMIEGPKAKLERICVLKEARSFGLGHKLLEALETEAASKGAKEAVMHAQVQALPFYEKKGYKAVSEPFEEAGITHVKMTKTLSV, encoded by the coding sequence TTGAAAACAGTCATCGCAAAAGCACAAACACAACGAGAAGATGCATATTACGTTCGAAAAGAAGTGTTCGTAAAAGAACAAGAAGTTCCTTTAGAGATCGAAATTGATGAACTAGAAGACGAAGCCACCCATTTTGTCATTTATAACGATGACAATCAGCCGCAGGCAGCCGCTAGACTGCGTATGATTGAAGGTCCCAAGGCAAAGCTTGAACGGATTTGTGTGCTAAAAGAGGCGCGCTCTTTTGGCCTTGGTCACAAACTACTAGAGGCGCTAGAAACAGAGGCCGCTTCCAAGGGAGCGAAGGAAGCTGTTATGCATGCACAAGTCCAAGCTCTTCCTTTCTACGAAAAGAAAGGCTACAAAGCCGTTTCTGAACCATTTGAAGAAGCGGGTATCACACATGTCAAAATGACAAAAACACTATCTGTTTGA